A window of the Streptomyces sp. Ag109_O5-10 genome harbors these coding sequences:
- a CDS encoding cytosine permease → MPIEQRGVDTIPDEERTSGPRDLVSILLGSNLCLGVIIFGWLPPSFGLGWWASVSAIVAGTLIGTVFTAPLALVSLRTATNLSTSSGAQFGVRGRLVGSVVGLLLALGYTALTVWIGGDVMVSVLGRLFGLPADGVAYAVVYTVLAGATVAGAVYGYRVLLAMSKVLAVGMTALLLLGIFAYAPHFTTSALPEAGGYLLGGFWPTWCLAAVAAGLSGPVAFITLLGDYTRYISPARHTSRRVLHATWLGLVLGLLVPQLFGTFTAYAARAAADYAGPLVSASPAWYLVPLLLSASAGSVGNAGLMLYSMGLDLDAILPRASRARATYTVAIVATACVFAGHYAWNAQSAMTSFVLLLTAIGTPWAVITLIGFARCRGVYDADALQVFNRRSRGGVYWYRAGWNIRATVSWALGAGVGLLAVSLPTYEGPLLSLTGGVDCSFLLSGLVGGTVCLLLEPGSGGGPARTRSARPGSEDEDRSAPPLSPSGV, encoded by the coding sequence ATGCCGATAGAACAGCGCGGAGTCGACACGATCCCGGACGAGGAACGCACCAGTGGCCCGAGGGACCTGGTCTCGATCCTGCTCGGCTCCAACCTCTGCCTCGGCGTGATCATCTTCGGCTGGCTGCCGCCGTCCTTCGGGCTCGGCTGGTGGGCGTCGGTGAGCGCGATCGTGGCGGGCACGCTGATCGGCACGGTCTTCACGGCCCCGCTGGCGCTGGTCTCGCTGCGCACCGCCACCAACCTCTCCACCTCCTCGGGCGCCCAGTTCGGGGTGCGCGGGCGGCTGGTGGGCTCGGTGGTGGGCCTGCTGCTGGCCCTCGGGTACACCGCGCTGACCGTGTGGATCGGCGGCGACGTGATGGTGAGCGTGCTGGGCCGGCTGTTCGGGCTGCCCGCGGACGGGGTTGCGTACGCCGTGGTCTACACGGTGCTCGCGGGGGCGACGGTGGCGGGCGCGGTCTACGGCTACCGGGTGCTGCTCGCGATGTCCAAGGTCCTCGCCGTCGGCATGACGGCCCTGCTGCTCCTCGGGATCTTCGCCTACGCCCCGCACTTCACCACCTCCGCGCTGCCGGAGGCGGGCGGCTACCTGCTGGGCGGCTTCTGGCCGACCTGGTGTCTGGCGGCGGTGGCGGCGGGCCTGTCCGGGCCGGTCGCCTTCATCACCCTCCTCGGCGACTACACCCGCTACATCTCCCCGGCCCGCCACACCTCCCGCCGGGTCCTGCACGCGACCTGGCTGGGCCTGGTCCTGGGCCTGCTGGTGCCGCAGCTCTTCGGCACGTTCACCGCGTACGCGGCACGGGCGGCGGCGGACTACGCGGGCCCGCTGGTGTCGGCCTCCCCCGCCTGGTACCTGGTCCCACTCCTGCTCTCCGCCTCCGCGGGCTCGGTGGGCAACGCGGGCCTCATGCTCTACTCCATGGGTCTCGACCTCGACGCGATCCTCCCCCGGGCGTCCCGCGCCCGCGCCACGTACACGGTCGCCATCGTCGCCACGGCCTGCGTCTTCGCCGGCCACTACGCCTGGAACGCCCAGTCCGCGATGACGTCCTTCGTCCTCCTCCTCACCGCCATCGGCACCCCGTGGGCGGTCATCACCCTGATCGGCTTCGCCCGCTGCCGGGGCGTGTACGACGCGGACGCCCTCCAGGTCTTCAACCGGCGCTCGCGGGGCGGCGTCTACTGGTACCGGGCGGGCTGGAACATCCGGGCGACCGTCTCCTGGGCGCTGGGAGCGGGCGTCGGCCTGCTGGCGGTCTCCCTGCCGACGTACGAGGGACCACTGCTGTCGCTCACGGGCGGGGTGGACTGCAGCTTCCTGCTGTCGGGGCTGGTGGGCGGCACGGTCTGTCTGCTGCTGGAACCCGGGAGCGGCGGCGGCCCGGCCCGGACTCGCTCAGCCCGTCCGGGGTCCGAGGACGAGGACCGGTCCGCACCGCCCCTCAGCCCGTCCGGAGTCTGA
- a CDS encoding KamA family radical SAM protein: MSSAHHPRFRAFTPRDLDGLLRRVSLTDDQRLALRAVSSVLPFRTNAYVVDELIDWTAVPEDPVFRLTFPQSGMLPAPDVRRMADLLARDAPRAEIQRAAHEIRMRLNPHPSGQLDANVPVHEGQRLTGLQHKYPETVLVFPRQGQTCHAYCTYCFRWPQFVGEADLRIATDDIAATGSYLRAHPEVASVLVTGGDPLVMSTEVLRRYVEPLLGIDTVRSIRIGTKSLAFWPYRFTTDRDADDLLRLFEEVVASGRHLALMAHFTHPQELRPPVVREAMRRVRDTGAVIRCQGPLVAGINDSAEAWAELWETTTTLGAVPYYQFVERDTGPQGYFGVPLARGHAVFRDAYARVSGLARTVRGPVMSAMPGKVCVDGVAEVAGERVFVLHLIQARDPGLVDRPFFAAYDEGATWWTDLKPAFGESRFLPGLEPG; the protein is encoded by the coding sequence ATGAGCTCAGCGCACCACCCCCGCTTTCGCGCCTTCACGCCCCGTGACCTGGACGGTCTGCTCCGGCGTGTCTCCCTGACGGACGATCAGCGGCTGGCGCTGCGGGCGGTCTCCTCGGTCCTGCCGTTCCGTACCAACGCGTACGTCGTCGACGAGCTGATCGACTGGACGGCCGTACCCGAGGACCCGGTCTTCCGGCTGACCTTCCCGCAGTCCGGGATGCTGCCCGCCCCCGACGTCCGCCGGATGGCCGACCTGCTGGCGAGGGACGCGCCGCGCGCCGAGATCCAGCGCGCCGCGCACGAGATCCGGATGCGGCTCAACCCGCACCCCTCCGGCCAGCTCGACGCCAACGTCCCCGTGCACGAGGGGCAGCGGCTGACCGGCCTGCAGCACAAGTACCCGGAGACGGTGCTGGTCTTTCCGCGCCAGGGCCAGACCTGCCACGCGTACTGCACCTACTGCTTCCGCTGGCCGCAGTTCGTCGGCGAGGCCGACCTGCGCATCGCGACCGACGACATCGCGGCCACCGGTTCCTATCTGCGGGCCCACCCCGAGGTCGCCAGCGTCCTGGTCACCGGCGGCGACCCGCTGGTGATGAGCACGGAGGTGCTGCGCCGCTACGTCGAGCCCCTGCTGGGGATCGACACCGTCCGCTCGATCCGCATCGGCACCAAGTCCCTCGCCTTCTGGCCGTACCGCTTCACCACCGACCGCGACGCCGACGACCTGCTGCGGCTCTTCGAGGAGGTGGTGGCGAGTGGGCGGCACCTGGCGCTCATGGCCCACTTCACGCACCCGCAGGAGCTGCGCCCGCCCGTCGTACGGGAGGCGATGCGACGCGTCCGGGACACCGGGGCCGTGATCCGCTGCCAGGGTCCGCTGGTGGCCGGGATCAACGACAGCGCGGAGGCCTGGGCCGAGCTGTGGGAGACCACGACCACGCTGGGTGCGGTGCCGTACTACCAGTTCGTGGAGCGGGACACCGGTCCGCAGGGCTACTTCGGCGTCCCGCTGGCCCGCGGCCACGCCGTCTTCCGCGACGCCTACGCGCGCGTGTCCGGTCTCGCCCGTACGGTCCGCGGGCCGGTCATGTCGGCGATGCCGGGCAAGGTCTGCGTGGACGGCGTCGCCGAGGTGGCCGGTGAGCGGGTCTTCGTCCTCCACCTGATCCAAGCCCGCGATCCGGGCCTGGTCGACCGGCCGTTCTTCGCCGCCTACGACGAGGGGGCGACGTGGTGGACCGACCTGAAGCCGGCGTTCGGGGAGAGCCGGTTCCTGCCGGGGCTGGAGCCGGGGTGA
- a CDS encoding branched-chain amino acid aminotransferase, with amino-acid sequence MTTPTIELKPSAHPLPAAEREAILASPGFGRHFTDHMVTIKWTEGRGWHDGQLVPYAPIPLDPATNVLHYAQEIFEGLKAYRRPDGSVATFRPDQNAKRFQRSARRLAMPELPVETFIEACDLLVQQDKAWVPAHGGEESLYLRPFMIATEVGLGVKPANEYLFLVIASPAGAYFPGGVKPVSIWASEDRVRAVPGGMGDAKTGGNYAASLLAQAEAAAQGCDQVCYLDAVEHKWVEELGGMNLYFVYGDKIVTPTLTGSILEGVTRDSLLTVARDLGYESEEARVSIEQWQRDSENGTLTEVFACGTAAVITPVGTVKRATAEWQQSGGEPGEVTLRLREALLDIQRGKAEDKHGWMHQLG; translated from the coding sequence ATGACGACGCCCACGATCGAGCTCAAGCCGTCCGCGCACCCGCTGCCCGCCGCGGAGCGCGAGGCGATCCTGGCCAGCCCCGGATTCGGCCGCCACTTCACCGACCACATGGTGACGATCAAGTGGACCGAGGGCCGCGGCTGGCACGACGGCCAGCTCGTCCCGTACGCGCCGATCCCCCTCGACCCGGCCACCAACGTCCTGCACTACGCCCAGGAGATCTTCGAGGGCCTGAAGGCCTACCGCCGCCCCGACGGCTCGGTGGCCACCTTCCGCCCCGACCAGAACGCCAAGCGCTTCCAGCGTTCCGCCCGCCGGCTCGCCATGCCCGAGCTGCCGGTGGAGACCTTCATCGAGGCCTGCGACCTGCTCGTCCAGCAGGACAAGGCGTGGGTTCCGGCACACGGCGGCGAGGAATCCCTCTACCTGCGCCCCTTCATGATCGCCACCGAGGTCGGCCTGGGCGTCAAGCCGGCCAACGAGTACCTCTTCCTGGTCATCGCCTCCCCGGCCGGCGCCTACTTCCCCGGCGGCGTGAAGCCGGTCTCCATCTGGGCCTCCGAGGACCGCGTCCGCGCCGTCCCGGGCGGCATGGGCGACGCCAAGACCGGCGGCAACTACGCGGCCTCCCTGCTCGCCCAGGCCGAGGCCGCCGCCCAGGGCTGCGACCAGGTCTGCTACCTCGACGCGGTCGAGCACAAGTGGGTCGAGGAGCTCGGCGGCATGAACCTGTACTTCGTGTACGGCGACAAGATCGTCACCCCGACCCTCACCGGCTCCATCCTCGAAGGCGTCACCCGCGACTCCCTCCTCACCGTCGCCCGCGACCTCGGCTACGAGTCCGAGGAGGCCCGGGTCTCCATCGAGCAGTGGCAGCGCGACTCCGAGAACGGCACCCTCACCGAGGTCTTCGCCTGCGGCACCGCCGCCGTGATCACCCCCGTCGGCACGGTCAAGCGCGCGACCGCCGAGTGGCAGCAGTCGGGCGGCGAGCCCGGCGAGGTCACCCTCAGGCTCCGCGAGGCCCTCCTCGACATCCAGCGCGGCAAGGCCGAGGACAAGCACGGCTGGATGCACCAGCTCGGCTGA
- a CDS encoding 3-isopropylmalate dehydrogenase produces the protein MSRSIDLAVIPGDGIGQEVVAEGLKVLSAVLPGDVKLETKEYDFGAKRYHATGETLTGADLDALKQHDAILLGAIGDPSVPSGVLERGFLLKLRFAFDHHVNLRPSKLLPGVATPLAGEPQIDFVVVREGTEGPYTGNGGTIRKGTAHEVATEVSVNTAFGVERVVRDAFARAQARPRKKLTLVHKNNVLTFAGHLWTNIFNQVAAEFPEVTTDYIHVDAATIYLVTDPGRFDVIVTDNLFGDIITDLAAAVSGGIGVAASGNINPSREFPSMFEPVHGSAPDIAGQGKADPTATVLSVALLLRHLGYEAEAARIDEAVTADLTERQGKPVRSTSEIGDALAVRVAG, from the coding sequence ATGTCTCGCAGCATCGATCTCGCAGTGATCCCCGGTGACGGCATCGGGCAGGAAGTCGTGGCCGAAGGCCTCAAGGTCCTCTCCGCCGTCCTCCCGGGGGACGTGAAGCTGGAGACCAAGGAGTACGACTTCGGCGCCAAGCGCTACCACGCCACCGGTGAGACGCTCACCGGCGCCGACCTCGACGCGCTGAAGCAGCACGACGCCATCCTGCTGGGCGCCATCGGCGACCCGAGCGTGCCCTCCGGCGTCCTGGAGCGCGGCTTCCTGCTGAAGCTCCGCTTCGCCTTCGACCACCACGTCAACCTGCGTCCGTCGAAGCTCCTCCCGGGTGTCGCCACCCCGCTGGCCGGCGAGCCGCAGATCGACTTCGTCGTGGTCCGCGAGGGCACCGAGGGCCCGTACACCGGCAACGGCGGCACCATCCGCAAGGGCACCGCGCACGAGGTCGCCACCGAGGTGTCCGTCAACACGGCCTTCGGCGTCGAGCGCGTCGTGCGGGACGCCTTCGCCCGCGCCCAGGCCCGCCCGCGCAAGAAGCTCACGCTGGTCCACAAGAACAACGTGCTGACCTTCGCCGGGCACCTGTGGACGAACATCTTCAACCAGGTGGCCGCGGAGTTCCCCGAGGTCACCACGGACTACATCCACGTCGACGCGGCGACCATCTACCTGGTCACCGACCCCGGCCGCTTCGACGTCATCGTCACCGACAACCTCTTCGGCGACATCATCACCGACCTCGCCGCGGCTGTCTCCGGCGGCATCGGCGTCGCGGCGAGCGGGAACATCAACCCCTCCCGCGAATTCCCCTCGATGTTCGAGCCCGTCCACGGCTCCGCGCCCGACATCGCCGGCCAGGGCAAGGCCGACCCCACCGCCACGGTCCTGTCCGTCGCCCTGCTGCTGCGCCACCTCGGCTACGAGGCCGAGGCCGCCCGCATCGACGAGGCCGTCACCGCCGACCTCACCGAGCGCCAGGGCAAGCCCGTCCGCTCCACCTCGGAGATCGGTGACGCGCTCGCCGTACGAGTAGCCGGCTGA
- a CDS encoding GNAT family N-acetyltransferase, producing MSLRIAHTADLDPAELRAVRALLQEAFGGDFADSDWEHGLGGLHALVHDEAGLAAHGSVVMRRARHRGRWLRVGYVEAVAVRPDARRRGHGGRVMAALERIVERAYDLGALGASDDGARLYTVRGWQRWPGRICALSPDRGIVRLAAEEGDVFVRPALAGALDPAHELIFDWRDGDVM from the coding sequence ATGTCTCTCCGCATCGCCCACACCGCCGACCTCGACCCCGCCGAGCTGCGCGCCGTGCGCGCCCTCCTCCAGGAGGCGTTCGGCGGGGACTTCGCCGACAGCGACTGGGAACACGGGCTGGGCGGCCTGCACGCCCTCGTCCACGACGAGGCCGGGCTCGCCGCCCACGGCTCGGTCGTCATGCGCCGCGCCCGGCACCGGGGCCGCTGGCTGCGCGTCGGCTACGTCGAGGCGGTGGCCGTACGGCCCGACGCCCGGCGCCGGGGGCACGGCGGGCGGGTGATGGCGGCGCTGGAACGGATCGTCGAGCGGGCGTACGACCTCGGCGCGCTCGGCGCGAGCGACGACGGCGCCCGGCTGTACACGGTCCGGGGCTGGCAGCGCTGGCCCGGCAGGATCTGCGCCCTGTCCCCGGACCGCGGGATCGTGCGGCTCGCGGCGGAGGAGGGTGACGTGTTCGTGCGGCCCGCTCTGGCCGGTGCCCTCGACCCCGCCCACGAGCTGATCTTCGACTGGCGCGACGGAGACGTCATGTAA
- the pruA gene encoding L-glutamate gamma-semialdehyde dehydrogenase gives MDAVTQVPAPVNEPVHGYAPGSAERTRLEAKLKELAENPLELSMTIGGEKRLGGGEPFQVVQPHNHKAVIGTGRHATQQDAQDAIDAALAAAPAWRAMSFDDRAAIILRAAELLAGPWRETIAASTMLGQSKTAQQAEIDSPCELVDFWRFNVHYARQILAEQPPANSPGVWNRLDHRPLEGFVYAITPFNFSAIAGNLPTAPALMGNVVVWKPSPTQTHAAVLLMQLLEEAGLPKGVINLVTGDGIEVSKVALEHRDLAGIHFTGSTKTFQYLWKTVGNNIEKYRSYPRLVGETGGKDFLVAHPSADRAVLKTALTRGAFEYQGQKCSATSRAYLPASIWNDGFREEFAAEVDYLTMGDVTDLSNFIGAVIDERAFAKNKAAIDRAKTDPSCEIVAGGSYDDSVGYFVRPTVVVCSDPENEVFRTEYFGPFLAVHVYEDDQYDEMLTQMESVSDYALTGSVIANDRAAAAYTMEKLRYAAGNFYINDKSTGAVVGQQPFGGGRASGTNDKAGAPQNLLRWTLTRAIKETLVAPTDYAYPHMG, from the coding sequence ATGGACGCTGTGACCCAGGTCCCCGCCCCCGTCAACGAGCCGGTGCACGGCTACGCCCCCGGCTCGGCCGAGCGCACCCGCCTGGAGGCGAAGCTCAAGGAGCTCGCCGAGAACCCGCTCGAGCTGTCGATGACCATCGGCGGCGAGAAGCGGCTCGGCGGCGGCGAGCCCTTCCAGGTCGTGCAGCCGCACAACCACAAGGCCGTCATCGGCACCGGCCGGCACGCCACCCAGCAGGACGCTCAGGACGCGATCGACGCGGCCCTCGCCGCCGCGCCCGCCTGGCGCGCGATGTCCTTCGACGACCGCGCCGCGATCATCCTGCGCGCCGCCGAACTGCTCGCCGGTCCCTGGCGCGAGACCATCGCCGCCTCCACCATGCTCGGCCAGTCCAAGACCGCCCAGCAGGCCGAGATCGACTCGCCCTGCGAGCTGGTCGACTTCTGGCGGTTCAACGTCCACTACGCCCGCCAGATCCTGGCCGAGCAGCCCCCGGCCAACTCCCCGGGCGTCTGGAACCGCCTCGACCACCGCCCGCTCGAGGGCTTCGTCTACGCGATCACGCCGTTCAACTTCAGCGCGATCGCCGGCAACCTGCCGACCGCGCCGGCCCTCATGGGCAACGTGGTCGTGTGGAAGCCGTCCCCGACCCAGACCCACGCCGCCGTGCTGCTGATGCAGCTGCTGGAGGAGGCCGGTCTGCCCAAGGGCGTCATCAACCTCGTCACCGGCGACGGCATCGAGGTGTCCAAGGTCGCCCTCGAGCACCGGGACCTGGCCGGCATCCACTTCACCGGTTCCACCAAGACCTTCCAGTACCTGTGGAAGACGGTCGGCAACAACATCGAGAAGTACCGCTCGTACCCGCGCCTGGTGGGCGAGACGGGCGGCAAGGACTTCCTCGTCGCCCACCCGAGCGCCGACCGGGCGGTCCTCAAGACGGCGCTCACCCGCGGCGCCTTCGAGTACCAGGGCCAGAAGTGCTCGGCCACCTCCCGCGCCTACCTCCCCGCGTCCATCTGGAACGACGGCTTCCGCGAGGAGTTCGCCGCCGAGGTCGACTACCTGACCATGGGTGACGTCACCGACCTGTCGAACTTCATCGGCGCCGTCATCGACGAGCGCGCGTTCGCCAAGAACAAGGCCGCGATCGACCGCGCGAAGACCGACCCGAGCTGCGAGATCGTCGCGGGCGGCTCGTACGACGACTCGGTCGGCTACTTCGTCCGGCCGACGGTCGTCGTGTGCAGCGACCCGGAGAACGAGGTCTTCCGCACCGAGTACTTCGGCCCGTTCCTCGCCGTGCACGTCTACGAGGACGACCAGTACGACGAGATGCTGACCCAGATGGAGTCGGTGTCCGACTACGCGCTCACCGGCTCGGTCATCGCCAACGACCGCGCGGCGGCCGCGTACACGATGGAGAAGCTGCGCTACGCGGCCGGCAACTTCTACATCAACGACAAGTCGACCGGCGCCGTCGTCGGCCAGCAGCCCTTCGGCGGCGGCCGCGCCTCCGGCACCAACGACAAGGCCGGCGCTCCGCAGAACCTGCTGCGCTGGACGCTGACCCGCGCCATCAAGGAGACGCTGGTCGCCCCGACCGACTACGCGTACCCGCACATGGGCTGA
- a CDS encoding proline dehydrogenase family protein, translated as MLGPVILAASRSDRMRRLISAAPVTKQVVDRFIPGESVADIVPIIEELTGRGLELTMDVVGEDITTPEQAGAARDAYLALIDRLRGLGLGERVEMSVKLSMFGQALDGGHELALANVRPVVEAAAAIGTTVTLDAEDHTTLDSMFAIHEELRRDFPQTGCVIQAYLFRTEADARRLADSGSRVRLVKGAYKEPAEVAYQQKHEIDKAYVRILRTLMDGEGYPMVGSHDPRLISVAQELARRAGRKPDEYEFQMLYGIRGDEHLRLAAEGHRMRVYTAYGTDWYGYFMRRLAEKPANLRFFLRSMISRG; from the coding sequence GTGCTGGGTCCCGTGATTCTCGCCGCGTCGCGCAGCGACCGGATGCGCCGTCTGATCTCGGCGGCCCCGGTGACGAAGCAGGTCGTCGACCGCTTCATCCCCGGTGAGTCGGTCGCGGACATCGTCCCGATCATCGAGGAGCTCACGGGCCGCGGCCTGGAGCTGACGATGGACGTCGTCGGCGAGGACATCACCACCCCCGAGCAGGCCGGCGCCGCCCGGGACGCCTACCTGGCGCTGATCGACCGGCTGCGCGGGCTGGGCCTCGGCGAGCGCGTCGAGATGTCGGTGAAGCTGTCCATGTTCGGCCAGGCGCTGGACGGCGGCCACGAACTGGCCCTCGCCAACGTCCGCCCCGTGGTCGAGGCCGCCGCCGCCATCGGCACGACCGTCACCCTTGACGCCGAGGACCACACCACCCTCGACTCGATGTTCGCCATCCACGAGGAACTGCGCCGGGACTTCCCGCAGACCGGCTGCGTCATCCAGGCCTACCTCTTCCGCACCGAGGCCGACGCCCGCCGCCTCGCCGACAGCGGCAGCCGGGTCCGCCTGGTCAAGGGCGCCTACAAGGAGCCCGCCGAGGTCGCCTACCAGCAGAAGCACGAGATCGACAAGGCGTACGTGCGGATCCTGCGGACTCTGATGGACGGCGAGGGGTACCCGATGGTCGGCTCCCACGACCCGCGCCTGATCTCCGTCGCCCAGGAACTCGCCCGGCGCGCCGGCCGCAAGCCCGACGAGTACGAGTTCCAGATGCTGTACGGCATCCGCGGCGACGAGCACCTGCGGCTGGCCGCCGAGGGCCACCGGATGCGCGTCTACACCGCCTATGGCACGGACTGGTACGGCTACTTCATGCGCAGGCTCGCGGAGAAGCCGGCCAACCTGCGCTTCTTCCTGAGGAGCATGATCAGCCGTGGCTGA
- a CDS encoding CdaR family transcriptional regulator has translation MYEGGRELRENARVTSEFKGDYQELVDEISELLGVPATLENRDFELIAFGAYDSEGELDPSALDPVRTRSILTRRSTTAVRTWFEGFGITRATGPVRIPPTPEAGVYRGRICLPVRHRGVVLGYVWLLDSDPGPTDAQLAAAMGVAGRIGALLADEAQAGAGLGRELRAVLVAEDGWQRDMAVAELRTALGTRGDGPHTLVCVAPWPSADPDDAPSPRTVPHATALCALPWGATGHSLAVLVRLRSTDTATPALTAAARLLKEAEEARSATARGAGARTAAAVAAGLAGPVPAAQGCAAGVGSARTGLAGLGAAWQEATAAARAALAEPRLGPVAQWAEIGPYRLLTALPPQAPQDPAVAPLLTPAHHELARTAEVYLDHAGQAGRTATALGIHRQTLYYRLSRVEQLTGLDLDDGEDRLLLHMALKAARLA, from the coding sequence ATGTATGAAGGCGGCCGTGAATTGCGGGAGAATGCCCGGGTGACGTCGGAATTCAAGGGTGACTACCAGGAGCTGGTCGACGAGATCTCGGAGCTGCTCGGCGTCCCGGCGACCCTGGAGAACCGCGACTTCGAGCTGATCGCCTTCGGGGCGTACGACAGCGAGGGCGAGCTCGATCCGTCGGCGCTCGACCCGGTGCGCACCCGCTCGATCCTGACCCGGCGTTCGACCACGGCGGTCCGCACCTGGTTCGAGGGGTTCGGCATCACCCGGGCGACCGGGCCGGTGCGGATCCCGCCGACCCCGGAGGCCGGCGTGTACCGGGGGCGGATCTGCCTTCCGGTACGCCATCGGGGTGTCGTCCTCGGCTACGTGTGGCTGCTCGACTCCGACCCGGGTCCGACCGACGCCCAGCTGGCCGCCGCCATGGGGGTGGCGGGGCGGATCGGGGCGCTGCTCGCGGACGAGGCGCAGGCGGGCGCCGGGCTCGGCCGGGAGCTGCGGGCGGTGCTGGTCGCGGAGGACGGCTGGCAGCGGGACATGGCGGTGGCCGAGCTCCGTACCGCCCTCGGCACCCGGGGGGACGGCCCGCACACCCTGGTCTGCGTCGCCCCCTGGCCGTCCGCCGACCCGGACGACGCCCCGTCCCCGCGCACGGTCCCGCACGCCACCGCGCTGTGCGCCCTGCCCTGGGGCGCGACGGGCCACAGCCTCGCCGTACTGGTCCGGCTGCGCAGCACGGACACGGCCACGCCCGCCCTGACGGCCGCCGCCCGGCTGCTCAAGGAGGCGGAGGAAGCCCGGTCGGCGACGGCCCGCGGAGCCGGGGCGCGGACGGCGGCGGCCGTCGCCGCGGGGCTCGCGGGGCCGGTCCCGGCGGCGCAGGGCTGCGCCGCGGGGGTGGGCTCGGCCCGGACCGGGCTGGCCGGGCTGGGCGCGGCCTGGCAGGAGGCCACGGCGGCCGCCCGGGCGGCGCTGGCGGAGCCGCGGTTGGGGCCGGTCGCGCAGTGGGCGGAGATCGGCCCGTACCGTCTGCTGACCGCGCTGCCGCCGCAGGCCCCGCAGGACCCGGCCGTGGCCCCGCTCCTCACCCCGGCCCACCACGAACTGGCCCGCACCGCCGAGGTCTACCTCGACCACGCGGGCCAGGCGGGCCGCACGGCCACCGCGCTCGGCATCCACCGCCAGACCCTGTACTACCGCCTCTCCCGCGTCGAACAGCTCACCGGTCTCGACCTGGACGACGGCGAGGACCGCCTGCTGCTGCACATGGCGCTGAAGGCGGCCCGGCTCGCCTGA
- a CDS encoding TetR/AcrR family transcriptional regulator, which produces MGHREDLLEGAKRCLLEKGFARTTARDIVRESGTNLASIGYHYGSKDALLAQAYIALVEEMSFEGGDGGLTGAPGSLERFREVWSNIVDSMRGPGSMWRLGLEIVTMGDRMPEVRDQLARAQREGGRGLTSLLMGVPEEEVSDETADTLGRFYMTLMSGLISQWTFDPKTAPDGDTLAEGLRQIVEAANRS; this is translated from the coding sequence ATGGGACACCGTGAGGATCTGCTGGAAGGCGCCAAGCGCTGCCTGCTGGAGAAGGGGTTCGCGCGGACGACGGCGCGCGACATCGTCAGGGAGTCGGGCACCAACCTCGCCTCGATCGGCTACCACTACGGCTCCAAGGACGCGCTGCTCGCCCAGGCCTACATCGCGCTGGTGGAGGAGATGTCCTTCGAGGGCGGCGACGGGGGACTGACCGGAGCTCCCGGCTCCCTCGAACGGTTCCGGGAGGTGTGGTCGAACATCGTCGACAGCATGCGCGGGCCCGGCTCCATGTGGCGGCTCGGCCTGGAGATCGTGACGATGGGCGACCGGATGCCGGAGGTGCGCGACCAGTTGGCGCGCGCTCAGCGCGAGGGAGGCCGCGGGCTCACCTCACTGCTGATGGGCGTGCCGGAGGAGGAGGTCTCCGACGAGACCGCCGACACCCTGGGCCGCTTCTACATGACCCTGATGTCCGGCCTCATCTCGCAGTGGACCTTCGACCCGAAGACCGCGCCTGACGGCGACACGCTCGCCGAGGGGCTGCGCCAGATCGTCGAGGCCGCGAACCGGAGTTGA